One window of Sardina pilchardus chromosome 2, fSarPil1.1, whole genome shotgun sequence genomic DNA carries:
- the fam110b gene encoding protein FAM110B, translated as MPTETLQPDGKSASQGAAYASAVPLRILNKGPDYFRRQTEPNPKRLSAVERLEADKAKYVKSQEVINAKQEPVKPSVLAKPPVCSAPVKRSSGGGGGGGMSSTSLKASNNNAKSDTCATTAKRENLNLEILKNILNSSSSSDGPPVRGMSAHKPGSRSWAPHRDSTESFELGRRSFAESLKVPGTSLGALQGRHSPQQAGNLNLSRRLLEEQAEGQRCSLLHASHSSSDIRRLCNGKPLQTACSSSSSAPPLPPKPRPQDLTGCDNVLSSTDGESLLLPPATTTTDLELELGSSVARRPSLHRSKSDLSDRYARAGADVERFFNYCGLDPEELESVGVESFARANSDIVSLNFRSASMISSDCDQSRHSNEDLTDEEEDGAGDRVPYGISAVERNARVIKWLYSIKQARESQKVSHV; from the coding sequence ATGCCCACTGAGACACTGCAGCCTGACGGCAAGTCCGCCAGCCAAGGGGCAGCCTACGCCTCAGCCGTACCGCTACGCATTCTCAACAAAGGGCCTGACTACTTCCGCAGGCAGACTGAGCCCAACCCCAAACGTCTGAGTGCTGTAGAGCGGCTTGAGGCTGACAAGGCCAAGTACGTCAAGAGTCAGGAAGTGATAAACGCCAAGCAGGAACCAGTTAAGCCCTCTGTCTTGGCTAAACCGCCAGTTTGCTCTGCCCCTGTCAAGCGGAGctccggtggtggtggtggtggtggtatgaGCAGCACCAGCCTCAAGGCCTCAAACAACAACGCTAAATCAGACACCTGTGCCACCACCGCCAAGCGGGAGAACCTCAACTTGGAGATCCTCAAGAACATCCTCAACAGCTCTTCATCGTCTGATGGTCCTCCTGTCAGAGGAATGTCTGCCCACAAACCTGGCAGCCGAAGTTGGGCTCCACATCGAGACTCAACCGAGTCCTTTGAGCTTGGCCGACGATCCTTTGCAGAGTCACTGAAAGTCCCAGGGACATCGTTGGGTGCTTTGCAGGGCAGGCATAGTCCCCAGCAAGCAGGTAACTTAAACCTGAGTCGCCGTTTACTGGAAGAGCAAGCGGAGGGACAGCGCTGCTCACTTCTGCATGCCTCTCATAGCTCCTCTGACATTCGCCGTCTCTGTAATGGAAAGCCACTGCAGACAGCCTGTAGCAGTAGCAGCTCTGCCCCACCATTACCCCCCAAACCCAGGCCCCAGGACCTAACTGGTTGCGACAATGTCCTTAGCTCCACAGATGGAGAATCTCTCCTACTCCCTCCAGCCACCACTACTACAGACTTAGAGCTGGAGCTTGGCAGCTCTGTTGCCCGCCGGCCCTCCCTTCATCGCTCCAAGTCAGATCTGAGTGATCGCTATGCTCGGGCTGGTGCTGATGTGGAACGTTTCTTCAACTACTGCGGGCTGGACCCTGAAGAGCTGGAGAGTGTAGGTGTGGAGAGCTTTGCTCGTGCCAACTCTGATATTGTCTCACTCAACTTCCGCAGTGCCAGCATGATCAGCTCAGACTGTGATCAGTCACGGCACAGTAACGAGGACCTGAccgatgaggaggaggatggtgcTGGTGACCGTGTGCCCTATGGCATCTCGGCTGTGGAGCGCAACGCTCGTGTCATTAAATGGCTCTATAGTATAAAGCAAGCACGAGAGTCTCAGAAGGTCTCTCATGTCTGA